Proteins from a genomic interval of Bradyrhizobium sp. CCGB01:
- a CDS encoding serine hydrolase encodes MILHFGLRSLVYGALMSLGAMSFAQAEGTYEIPAGAHFNQDKLAKIGEFFKNEVATGKIAGATVLIQQHGKPVFREAFGVQDVVSKAPITDKTIFRLFSMSKAITSVVAVQLIEDGKIKLDDPVSKYIPSFANVKVGVEKKAEDGSKSLELVPPTRPMTVLDLMRHTSGVTYGFYGDSLVRKAYRDAKIYDGDFDLAEFAERIAKLPLHNQPGALWQYGHSTDILARVMEIAAGKPLIEIEQEKLLGPLGMVDTGFFVTAPEKQKLLAQPVPNDSDFRVGRINDPTVVKKIQFASGGMVTTMADYARFAQMLLNGGSLDGKTILKPETFKLMVTDQVGPNSGVDRDYFYFPGDGFGFGLGLAVRTDPGNAKPPPPGDLGELKWDGASGCYFVIDPKQDMFFVLLEQTPTERQRVQRTLKQLVYEAMEK; translated from the coding sequence ATGATTTTGCATTTTGGACTGCGCTCGTTGGTCTATGGCGCGTTGATGTCGCTCGGTGCGATGTCGTTCGCGCAGGCGGAAGGCACCTACGAGATTCCCGCCGGTGCGCATTTCAATCAGGACAAGCTCGCCAAGATCGGCGAGTTCTTCAAGAACGAGGTCGCGACCGGCAAGATCGCCGGTGCAACCGTCTTGATCCAGCAGCATGGCAAGCCGGTCTTCCGCGAAGCCTTCGGCGTGCAGGACGTGGTGAGCAAGGCGCCGATCACGGACAAGACCATTTTCCGCCTGTTCTCGATGAGCAAGGCGATCACCTCCGTCGTCGCGGTGCAGTTGATCGAGGACGGCAAGATCAAGCTCGACGATCCCGTCTCAAAGTACATTCCTTCGTTCGCCAACGTGAAGGTCGGCGTCGAGAAGAAGGCCGAGGACGGCTCCAAGTCGCTCGAACTGGTGCCGCCCACGCGGCCGATGACCGTGCTCGACCTGATGCGCCACACCTCCGGCGTCACCTATGGCTTCTATGGCGACAGCCTGGTCCGCAAGGCCTACCGGGACGCCAAGATCTATGACGGCGATTTCGACCTCGCCGAGTTCGCCGAGCGCATCGCAAAGCTGCCGCTGCACAACCAGCCGGGCGCGCTCTGGCAGTACGGCCATTCCACCGACATTCTGGCGCGCGTGATGGAGATCGCGGCCGGCAAGCCATTGATCGAGATCGAGCAGGAGAAGCTGCTGGGTCCGCTCGGCATGGTCGATACCGGCTTCTTCGTCACCGCCCCCGAGAAGCAGAAGCTGCTGGCGCAGCCGGTGCCGAACGACAGCGATTTCCGGGTCGGCCGGATCAACGATCCGACAGTCGTCAAGAAGATCCAATTCGCCAGCGGCGGCATGGTCACGACCATGGCCGACTATGCGCGCTTTGCGCAGATGCTGCTCAACGGCGGCAGTCTCGACGGCAAGACCATTCTCAAGCCCGAGACGTTCAAGCTGATGGTGACCGATCAGGTCGGCCCGAACTCCGGCGTCGATCGCGATTATTTCTATTTCCCCGGCGACGGTTTTGGCTTCGGCCTTGGCCTTGCAGTCCGCACCGATCCCGGCAACGCCAAGCCGCCGCCGCCCGGCGATCTCGGTGAATTGAAGTGGGACGGCGCCTCCGGCTGCTATTTCGTGATCGACCCCAAGCAGGACATGTTCTTCGTGCTGCTGGAGCAGACCCCGACCGAGCGCCAGCGCGTGCAGCGGACATTGAAGCAGTTGGTCTATGAAGCCATGGAGAAGTGA
- the grxD gene encoding Grx4 family monothiol glutaredoxin → MSIEEFIANEVKSNDVVLFMKGTPQFPQCGFSGQVVQILDHIGVGYKGLNVLESAELRNGIKEYSNWPTIPQLYVKGEFIGGCDIVREMFQAGELQQLFSEKGVAVAA, encoded by the coding sequence ATGAGCATCGAGGAATTCATCGCCAACGAAGTGAAGTCGAACGACGTGGTTCTGTTCATGAAGGGTACGCCGCAATTTCCGCAGTGCGGTTTCTCCGGCCAGGTCGTCCAGATTCTCGACCATATCGGCGTTGGCTATAAGGGCCTCAACGTCCTCGAATCCGCTGAACTGCGTAATGGCATCAAGGAATACTCGAACTGGCCGACCATCCCGCAGCTCTATGTGAAGGGCGAGTTCATCGGCGGCTGCGATATCGTCCGCGAGATGTTCCAGGCCGGCGAACTGCAGCAGCTCTTCTCCGAGAAGGGCGTCGCGGTCGCGGCCTGA
- a CDS encoding BolA family protein yields the protein MPMDAHDIEAMIKAAIPDADVTIRDLAGDGDHYAATVISESFRGKSRVQQHQIVYQSLRGQMGGVLHALALQTGVPGSPGA from the coding sequence ATGCCCATGGACGCCCACGATATCGAGGCGATGATCAAGGCAGCGATCCCCGATGCCGACGTGACCATCCGTGACCTCGCCGGCGATGGCGATCATTATGCCGCGACCGTGATCTCGGAATCCTTCCGCGGCAAGTCCCGCGTCCAGCAGCACCAGATCGTCTATCAGTCCCTGCGCGGCCAGATGGGCGGCGTTCTGCATGCCCTGGCGCTGCAAACCGGGGTACCCGGGAGCCCCGGGGCCTGA
- the rpsD gene encoding 30S ribosomal protein S4: MTKRSEAKYKIDRRMGQNIWGRPKSPVNRREYGPGQHGQRRKGKLSDFGVQLRAKQKLKGYYANISERQFHGIYVEASRLKGDTGENLIGLLERRLDAVVYRAKFVSTIFAARQFINHGHIKVNGRKVNISSYQLKVGDVIEVKEASKQLAHVLEASQLSERDIPDYLEVDHGKMTAKYARIPGLSDVPFPVQMEPHLVVEFYSR; encoded by the coding sequence ATGACTAAGCGCAGTGAGGCGAAGTACAAGATCGATCGCCGTATGGGCCAGAACATCTGGGGCCGCCCGAAGAGCCCCGTGAACCGCCGCGAATACGGCCCCGGCCAGCACGGCCAGCGCCGCAAGGGCAAGCTCTCCGACTTCGGCGTGCAGCTGCGCGCCAAGCAGAAGCTGAAGGGCTACTACGCCAACATTTCCGAGCGCCAGTTCCACGGCATCTATGTCGAGGCGAGCCGCCTCAAGGGTGACACCGGCGAGAACCTGATCGGCCTCTTGGAGCGTCGTCTCGACGCGGTCGTGTACCGCGCCAAGTTCGTCTCCACGATCTTCGCCGCGCGCCAGTTCATCAACCACGGCCACATCAAGGTGAACGGCCGCAAGGTCAACATCTCGAGCTACCAGCTCAAGGTCGGCGACGTGATCGAGGTCAAGGAAGCCTCCAAGCAGCTCGCCCACGTGCTCGAAGCCAGCCAGCTCTCCGAGCGCGACATTCCCGATTATCTCGAAGTCGACCACGGCAAGATGACCGCGAAGTATGCGCGCATCCCCGGCCTCTCCGACGTGCCGTTCCCGGTGCAGATGGAGCCGCATCTGGTCGTCGAATTCTATTCGCGCTGA
- a CDS encoding low specificity L-threonine aldolase — translation MLYTPPPIDPKAPPVRINLLSDTQTRPTAAMREAMARAEVGDEQVGDDPTVNALCERVAALLGKEAAVYMPSGTMCNVTATLVHCRPGDEILAHETAHIIAREGGAHAAIGGFQVTQLKGPDGQFTPETFRKALHPRTRYQPPQTVVSVEQTANIGGGTIWKKSALDEIVAIAKQHGLITHMDGARLLNATVASGISPRDMTAGWDSAWIDFSKGLGAPIGGVLAGSRAFIDAVWQWKQRLGGSMRQAGVCAAACIYALDHHVDRLADDHANARALARGLSQIAGVEVQEPETNLVFFKPDGAGIPGDKMVAALRQRGVTLAMMDGRIRACTHLDVNASQIEETIGHVREIVRGA, via the coding sequence ATGCTCTACACCCCTCCCCCGATCGATCCCAAAGCGCCGCCGGTGCGCATCAATCTGCTCTCGGACACGCAGACCAGGCCGACGGCTGCGATGCGCGAGGCGATGGCGCGGGCCGAGGTCGGCGACGAGCAGGTCGGCGACGATCCGACCGTGAATGCGCTGTGCGAGCGCGTCGCCGCGCTGCTCGGCAAGGAGGCCGCGGTCTACATGCCCTCGGGCACGATGTGCAACGTCACGGCGACGCTGGTGCATTGCCGTCCCGGCGACGAGATCCTTGCCCACGAGACCGCCCATATCATCGCCCGCGAAGGCGGCGCGCATGCCGCGATCGGCGGCTTCCAGGTCACGCAATTGAAGGGACCCGACGGCCAGTTCACGCCGGAGACGTTCCGCAAGGCGCTGCACCCGCGCACGCGCTATCAGCCGCCGCAGACCGTGGTCAGCGTCGAGCAGACTGCCAATATCGGCGGCGGCACGATCTGGAAGAAGTCCGCGCTCGACGAGATCGTCGCGATCGCCAAGCAACATGGCCTCATCACCCACATGGACGGCGCGCGCCTGCTCAACGCCACCGTGGCGAGCGGCATCTCCCCGCGCGACATGACCGCGGGGTGGGACTCCGCCTGGATCGACTTCTCCAAGGGGCTGGGTGCGCCGATCGGCGGCGTGCTCGCAGGCTCGCGCGCTTTCATCGACGCGGTCTGGCAGTGGAAGCAGCGCCTCGGCGGCTCGATGCGGCAGGCCGGCGTCTGTGCGGCCGCCTGCATCTACGCGCTCGACCATCATGTCGACCGCCTCGCCGACGACCACGCCAATGCGCGCGCCCTGGCCCGCGGGCTGTCGCAGATCGCGGGCGTCGAGGTGCAGGAGCCCGAGACCAATCTCGTGTTCTTCAAGCCTGACGGCGCCGGCATTCCCGGCGACAAGATGGTTGCCGCACTTCGTCAGCGCGGCGTGACGCTCGCGATGATGGACGGCCGCATCCGCGCCTGCACCCATCTCGACGTCAATGCGAGCCAGATCGAGGAGACGATCGGGCACGTGCGCGAGATCGTGCGCGGGGCGTAA
- a CDS encoding DUF427 domain-containing protein, translating into MKLPGPDHPITITQNPRRVRVMAGDIVIAETSKALTLKEARYPAVQYVPREDANMALLERTDRVTHCPYKGDASYYSVKADGKTLDNAIWTYETPFPAMAEISGHLAFYPDKVKIEEVG; encoded by the coding sequence ATGAAGCTTCCAGGGCCCGACCACCCCATCACCATCACCCAAAACCCCCGCCGCGTCCGCGTCATGGCTGGCGACATCGTGATCGCCGAGACCAGCAAGGCGCTGACGCTGAAGGAGGCCAGATATCCGGCGGTGCAATATGTGCCGCGGGAGGACGCCAACATGGCTCTGCTCGAGCGTACCGACCGCGTCACCCATTGCCCCTACAAGGGTGACGCGAGCTATTACAGCGTCAAGGCCGACGGCAAGACGCTCGACAACGCGATCTGGACCTATGAGACGCCCTTCCCCGCCATGGCGGAGATTTCCGGCCATCTCGCCTTCTATCCGGACAAGGTGAAGATCGAGGAAGTGGGGTAG
- a CDS encoding acyltransferase: MRGKARTISLPRRLICDLMRASMDVPFVSLSRSLDIRPLLEARAGAMEPAGWAAIFVKAFAIVARDEPVLRTVYAKWPWPMLYELPNSVASVAIARVEDGEECVMPQRIAAPEAMALAAVDAEIRRAKTAPIEDVPMFRKIMRATRLPLPLRRLSWAIGLNFGRQRGNWFGSFAVSSVAAYGGGELHPVTPGPYIVSYGVVEPDQTIHVVIRWDHRVTDAAPIARVLTRLEQVLNTEIAAELRTAGPKPIRAVAT, from the coding sequence ATGCGCGGGAAAGCCAGGACCATTTCACTGCCGCGCCGCCTGATTTGCGACCTCATGCGCGCGTCGATGGACGTGCCGTTCGTTTCGCTCTCCCGTTCGCTCGATATCCGCCCCCTGCTGGAGGCCCGCGCGGGCGCGATGGAGCCGGCCGGCTGGGCCGCGATATTCGTCAAGGCCTTCGCCATCGTGGCCAGGGACGAGCCGGTCTTGCGCACCGTCTACGCCAAATGGCCCTGGCCGATGCTCTACGAATTGCCGAACAGCGTGGCGTCGGTAGCGATCGCCCGGGTCGAGGACGGCGAGGAATGCGTGATGCCGCAGCGAATCGCGGCCCCCGAGGCCATGGCGCTGGCCGCGGTCGATGCCGAGATCCGGCGCGCCAAGACGGCCCCGATCGAGGACGTCCCGATGTTCCGCAAGATCATGCGGGCGACCCGCCTGCCGCTGCCGCTACGGCGCCTGTCCTGGGCGATCGGGCTCAATTTCGGCCGACAGCGGGGCAACTGGTTCGGCAGCTTCGCGGTGAGCTCGGTGGCCGCCTATGGCGGCGGCGAGCTCCATCCGGTCACGCCGGGCCCCTACATCGTCAGTTATGGGGTGGTCGAGCCCGACCAGACCATCCATGTCGTCATCCGCTGGGATCACAGGGTCACCGACGCCGCCCCGATCGCCCGGGTTCTGACCCGGCTGGAACAGGTCCTGAACACTGAAATCGCTGCCGAATTACGGACGGCAGGCCCGAAGCCGATCCGGGCCGTAGCGACCTGA
- a CDS encoding O-acetyl-ADP-ribose deacetylase produces MTRLTRRIGGAELEVIVADITTLGVDAIVNAANSSLLGGGGVDGAIHDAAGPELLAECRTLGGCPTGDARITKGYLLPARHVIHAVGPVWHGGGRGEAEALGFCYRRALELSQANELNSLAFPAISTGVYRFPADQAAKIAVHATIEALPAAPLVARVIFCCFSETSAALHTDVLARYSSPCA; encoded by the coding sequence TTGACCCGGCTGACGCGCCGGATCGGCGGCGCTGAGCTCGAGGTCATCGTCGCTGACATCACGACACTCGGCGTTGACGCCATCGTCAACGCCGCAAATTCGTCTCTCCTTGGCGGAGGCGGCGTGGATGGTGCGATCCACGACGCTGCCGGTCCCGAGCTTCTGGCCGAGTGCCGGACGCTCGGCGGATGCCCGACCGGCGATGCCAGGATCACCAAGGGCTACCTTCTGCCCGCGCGCCATGTGATCCACGCGGTCGGCCCCGTCTGGCACGGTGGTGGCCGCGGCGAAGCCGAGGCGCTGGGCTTCTGTTATCGCCGCGCGCTTGAGCTCTCCCAGGCCAACGAGCTGAACTCGCTGGCCTTTCCTGCGATCTCGACCGGGGTCTATCGCTTCCCGGCCGACCAGGCTGCGAAGATTGCCGTTCATGCGACCATTGAAGCGCTGCCGGCTGCGCCGCTGGTCGCCCGCGTCATATTTTGTTGTTTCTCGGAGACAAGCGCCGCTCTCCACACGGACGTTTTGGCGCGCTACAGCAGCCCTTGTGCCTGA
- a CDS encoding low temperature requirement protein A, with protein sequence MAADNPRGAMFRVIAPNQHSRVTNAELFFDLVFVFAVTQVSHTLLHHFTPLGAVHVTVLFLAVWWVWVYTAWVTNWLNPELTPVRILLFLMMLGGLVLSTTIPTAFEGRGLWFAIAYATMQVGRTAFWLFATPRHRTAVRHNAIRILVWLCGSAIFWILGGLAHDEARLWFWIVALTIEYISPAVRFWVPKLGFSSVEAWAVEGGHMAERCSLFVIIALGEAVVVNGATFAELEWTASNMLAFVSALVGAIAMWWVYFHKGAEAGSERISKSTESGRLARLAYTYLHMPIIAGIILTAVSDELVLKHPTGHSDVRTIVSTIGGPLVFLVGTILFKHSIRGFLQLSHGIGIILLLVLWWFAADLSPLWLSVATSVIMIVVAVWESMSLGSKTEEAEEH encoded by the coding sequence ATGGCTGCGGACAATCCTCGCGGCGCGATGTTTCGCGTCATCGCGCCGAACCAGCACAGCCGCGTCACCAACGCCGAACTGTTCTTCGACCTCGTCTTCGTGTTTGCCGTCACGCAGGTCTCGCACACCCTGCTGCACCATTTCACGCCGCTCGGCGCGGTGCATGTCACGGTGCTCTTCCTCGCGGTGTGGTGGGTATGGGTCTACACCGCCTGGGTCACCAACTGGCTCAATCCCGAGCTGACGCCGGTCCGCATCCTGCTCTTCCTGATGATGCTGGGCGGCCTCGTGCTGTCGACGACGATCCCGACAGCCTTCGAGGGACGGGGCCTGTGGTTCGCGATCGCCTACGCGACCATGCAGGTCGGACGGACCGCCTTCTGGCTGTTCGCGACCCCGCGCCACCGGACCGCCGTCCGGCACAATGCGATCCGCATCCTCGTCTGGCTCTGCGGCTCCGCGATCTTCTGGATCCTCGGCGGCCTTGCGCATGACGAGGCGCGGCTGTGGTTCTGGATCGTGGCGCTGACGATCGAATACATCTCGCCGGCGGTCCGCTTCTGGGTCCCGAAGCTGGGCTTCTCGTCGGTCGAGGCCTGGGCCGTCGAGGGCGGCCACATGGCCGAGCGCTGCTCTCTCTTCGTCATCATCGCGCTCGGTGAGGCCGTCGTCGTCAACGGCGCGACCTTCGCCGAGCTGGAATGGACCGCCAGCAACATGCTGGCCTTCGTCTCCGCGCTGGTCGGCGCGATCGCGATGTGGTGGGTCTATTTCCACAAGGGCGCGGAGGCCGGGTCCGAGCGCATCTCGAAATCCACCGAATCCGGCCGGCTGGCGCGGCTCGCCTACACCTATCTGCACATGCCGATCATCGCCGGCATCATCCTGACCGCGGTGTCGGACGAGCTGGTGCTGAAGCACCCGACCGGCCACTCCGATGTGCGCACCATCGTCAGCACGATCGGTGGTCCCTTGGTGTTCCTGGTCGGCACCATCCTGTTCAAGCATTCGATCCGCGGCTTCCTCCAGCTCTCGCACGGCATCGGCATCATCCTGCTGCTGGTGCTGTGGTGGTTCGCCGCCGATCTCTCGCCGCTCTGGCTGTCGGTCGCGACCAGCGTGATCATGATCGTGGTCGCGGTGTGGGAGTCGATGTCGTTGGGGTCGAAGACGGAAGAGGCCGAGGAGCATTGA
- the egtB gene encoding ergothioneine biosynthesis protein EgtB produces the protein MEPGNANNVLLSCLEKNVTKPASATATAPLSSLSTDLGGLARRLEDAFLAVRNETERRAAPLSPEDQQIQSMPDASPTKWHRAHTTWFWEQFLLGEHTTGYRPFHPDFAFLFNSYYVSAGPRHSRNHRGDITRPSAEQVGAYRKYVDAAVVKFLREAGADKLREIAPLIEVGLNHEQQHQELMFTDILHAFAQNPIPPAYDPDWRFPASTRAGEDWLALNEGIHTVGHVDDSFHFDNEKPAHRALVGPVRVARNLVTNGEWLAFMRDGGYRTATLWLMDGSATVNNEGWDAPGHWREIDGQWHVMTLAGLRPVDPDAPVCHVSYYEADAYARWSGKHLPTEMEWEVAARAGQLNDAFGIVWQWTRSSYSPYPGYRAVEGALGEYNGKFMINQLVLRGSSLATPEGHSRITYRNFFYPHHRWQFTGLRLADYD, from the coding sequence TTGGAACCGGGCAACGCCAACAACGTTCTCTTGTCCTGTCTGGAGAAAAACGTGACGAAACCAGCCTCCGCCACGGCCACCGCCCCGCTTTCGTCACTGTCGACCGATTTGGGCGGCCTCGCCCGGAGGCTGGAAGACGCGTTTCTTGCCGTCCGCAACGAGACGGAGCGCCGGGCGGCGCCGCTGTCGCCCGAAGACCAGCAGATCCAGTCCATGCCGGATGCGAGCCCGACGAAATGGCACCGGGCACACACCACCTGGTTCTGGGAGCAATTCCTGCTCGGCGAGCACACGACTGGCTACCGGCCCTTCCACCCCGACTTCGCGTTCCTGTTCAATTCCTATTACGTCAGTGCCGGCCCGCGCCATTCCCGCAATCACCGCGGCGACATCACCCGCCCCAGCGCTGAGCAGGTCGGCGCCTACCGAAAATACGTCGACGCGGCCGTCGTAAAATTCCTTCGGGAAGCCGGCGCGGACAAGCTTCGCGAGATCGCACCGCTGATCGAGGTCGGGCTCAATCACGAGCAACAGCATCAGGAATTGATGTTCACCGACATCCTGCACGCGTTCGCGCAGAACCCGATCCCGCCGGCCTATGATCCGGATTGGCGCTTCCCGGCTTCGACACGCGCGGGTGAGGACTGGCTGGCGCTGAACGAGGGCATCCACACCGTCGGCCATGTCGACGACAGCTTCCATTTCGACAATGAGAAGCCGGCGCACCGTGCCCTCGTCGGCCCTGTCAGGGTCGCACGCAATCTCGTCACCAATGGCGAATGGCTCGCCTTCATGCGCGACGGCGGCTACCGGACCGCAACGCTGTGGCTGATGGACGGCTCCGCCACCGTGAACAACGAGGGCTGGGACGCTCCCGGCCATTGGCGCGAGATCGACGGCCAGTGGCATGTGATGACGCTGGCCGGCCTCAGGCCGGTCGATCCCGACGCGCCGGTCTGCCATGTCAGCTATTACGAAGCGGATGCCTACGCGCGCTGGTCCGGAAAGCATCTGCCCACCGAGATGGAATGGGAGGTCGCGGCCCGCGCCGGCCAGCTCAACGACGCCTTCGGCATCGTCTGGCAGTGGACGCGATCGTCCTACTCGCCCTACCCCGGCTATCGCGCCGTCGAGGGCGCGCTCGGCGAATACAACGGCAAGTTCATGATCAACCAGCTGGTACTGCGCGGCTCCTCGCTTGCAACCCCGGAAGGGCACAGCCGTATCACCTATCGCAATTTCTTCTATCCGCACCATCGCTGGCAGTTCACCGGACTGCGGCTCGCCGACTACGACTAG
- a CDS encoding serine hydrolase: MKPWRSDRSGRRAIIAALVLLVGAVGAKAGSEGRAARAFSPEGLAKVSDFIRNEIVTGKIPGAILLLQQHGKPVYFENFGVRDVATEMSMSADTIFRLYSMSKPITSVMAMMLVEEGKLSLDDPVSKYIPAFAGMKVGVEKKAENGKVSMALEPVNRPVTIKDLMRHTSGLSYGWYGGGMVRELYADANLFNSDLSNADFAAKIARLPLVEQPGTVWDYGFSTDVLGRVVEVVSGKTLLQFEKERLLDPLGMTETAFFVADPAKFPRIAEPMPEDRNINPTTPVRDIRRPVKWESGGGGMVGTIGDYARFAQMLLNGGTYEGRRYLKPETIALMASDHIGPGTKIARDQNYYPGETSGFGLGFAVRTSVPSGTSWPLGEYRWDGVGGTFFFIDPEDDLFGIFMVQTPTQRGRIQLSLKTLIYQAMGR, from the coding sequence ATGAAGCCATGGAGAAGTGACAGGTCCGGGCGCCGCGCGATCATCGCGGCGCTCGTTCTTCTGGTCGGCGCCGTCGGTGCGAAAGCGGGCTCAGAGGGGCGCGCGGCGCGCGCCTTCTCGCCCGAAGGCCTGGCAAAGGTCTCGGATTTCATCCGCAACGAGATCGTCACCGGCAAGATCCCCGGTGCCATCCTGCTGCTCCAGCAGCACGGCAAACCGGTCTATTTCGAGAATTTCGGCGTCCGCGACGTTGCGACCGAGATGTCGATGAGCGCGGACACGATCTTCCGGCTCTATTCGATGTCGAAGCCGATCACCTCGGTCATGGCGATGATGCTGGTCGAGGAGGGCAAGCTTTCGCTCGACGATCCCGTCTCGAAATACATTCCGGCCTTTGCCGGCATGAAGGTCGGCGTCGAGAAGAAGGCCGAGAACGGCAAGGTTTCGATGGCGCTGGAGCCGGTGAATCGTCCGGTCACGATCAAGGACCTGATGCGCCACACCTCCGGCCTGTCTTACGGCTGGTATGGCGGGGGCATGGTGCGCGAGCTCTATGCCGACGCGAATCTCTTCAACAGCGATCTCAGCAACGCCGACTTCGCCGCGAAGATCGCCAGGTTGCCGCTGGTCGAGCAGCCGGGCACCGTGTGGGATTACGGCTTTTCCACCGACGTGCTTGGCCGCGTCGTCGAGGTGGTTTCGGGAAAGACGCTGCTCCAGTTCGAGAAGGAGCGGCTGCTCGATCCGCTCGGCATGACCGAGACGGCGTTCTTCGTCGCCGATCCCGCCAAATTCCCGCGCATCGCCGAGCCGATGCCGGAAGATCGCAACATCAACCCGACAACGCCGGTTCGCGACATCAGACGGCCGGTAAAATGGGAATCGGGCGGCGGCGGCATGGTCGGCACGATCGGCGACTACGCCCGCTTTGCGCAGATGCTGCTCAATGGCGGCACCTATGAAGGCCGGCGCTATCTCAAGCCCGAGACCATCGCCCTGATGGCGTCGGACCACATCGGCCCCGGGACGAAGATCGCACGCGACCAGAACTATTACCCAGGCGAGACGAGTGGCTTCGGCCTCGGCTTTGCCGTGCGCACTTCGGTGCCATCGGGTACATCGTGGCCGCTTGGCGAATATCGCTGGGACGGCGTCGGCGGCACGTTCTTCTTCATCGATCCCGAAGACGATCTGTTCGGGATCTTCATGGTGCAGACCCCGACACAGCGCGGCCGGATTCAATTGTCGCTGAAGACGCTGATCTATCAGGCGATGGGGCGGTGA
- the egtD gene encoding L-histidine N(alpha)-methyltransferase, with product MNVHASALAEAHLPDEQTTAFAREAIGDLSQQPKKLSPKYFYDATGSELFEAITRLPEYYPTRTELAILKERGSEIAKIIPEHAALVEFGAGATTKVRLLLNHCKFAAYVPVDISGDFLTAQADGLKRDFPSLGIYPVAADFTTPFELPRAVASMPKVGFFPGSTIGNFEPHEAQAFLKSARKILGKGAQMIIGADLEKEERVLYDAYNDAAGVTARFNLNVLVRINRELGGNFDLSAFTHRAIYNRERHRIEMHLISKKSQTVRLLGTSFSFRPGESIHTENSYKYSLERFATLAQGAGWRVRESWTDAAKMFSVHALEVAE from the coding sequence ATGAATGTGCACGCCAGCGCTTTGGCCGAAGCCCATCTCCCCGACGAGCAGACCACCGCATTCGCCCGGGAGGCCATCGGGGACCTCTCGCAGCAGCCGAAAAAACTGTCGCCGAAATATTTCTACGACGCGACCGGATCGGAGCTGTTCGAGGCGATCACGCGCCTGCCGGAGTATTACCCGACGCGCACCGAGCTTGCGATCCTGAAAGAGCGCGGCAGCGAGATCGCGAAGATCATTCCGGAGCATGCGGCGTTGGTCGAGTTCGGCGCCGGCGCGACCACAAAAGTCCGCCTGCTGCTCAACCACTGCAAGTTCGCGGCCTATGTGCCCGTCGACATATCCGGCGACTTCCTGACGGCACAGGCCGACGGCCTGAAGCGGGATTTTCCCTCGCTCGGCATCTATCCGGTAGCGGCTGACTTCACAACGCCGTTCGAGCTGCCCCGGGCAGTCGCGTCAATGCCCAAGGTCGGCTTCTTTCCCGGCTCGACCATCGGCAATTTCGAGCCGCACGAAGCCCAGGCCTTCCTGAAGAGCGCTCGCAAGATCCTGGGCAAGGGTGCGCAGATGATCATCGGCGCCGACCTCGAGAAGGAAGAGCGCGTGCTCTATGACGCCTACAACGATGCGGCCGGCGTCACCGCGCGCTTCAACCTCAATGTGCTCGTGCGGATCAACCGCGAGCTCGGCGGCAATTTCGACCTGTCCGCCTTCACCCATCGCGCGATCTACAATCGCGAGCGGCACCGCATCGAGATGCATCTGATCAGCAAGAAGAGCCAGACCGTGCGCCTGCTCGGCACCAGCTTCTCGTTCCGCCCCGGCGAGAGCATTCATACCGAGAACAGCTACAAATACAGTCTCGAGCGTTTTGCGACGCTGGCGCAGGGTGCGGGCTGGCGGGTGCGCGAAAGCTGGACCGATGCGGCGAAGATGTTCTCGGTACACGCGCTGGAGGTGGCGGAGTAG